DNA from Rubripirellula lacrimiformis:
GATCAACACCATGGTTGCCAAGATCAGGCCCAAGTTCAGGACCAATGCGATGCAGGCGATGATGCCGGCGAAACGGTAGTAAACCAAGATAAACAGCAGAACCAACAACAGCGAAACCGTGATCGCCCACACACCCTTGGTGATGGTGTCCCGTCCCAAGGTTGCGTCGATCTGGTTTTCCGCGATCGGTTGTTTGGTCAGTGCGGCAGGCAGTTGCCCAGCCTTCAGGATCTGAACCAGCGATTCGACTTCTTGACGAGTGAATCGACCAGTGATCCGGCCTTCTTTTCGAATCGGCGACTGGATGCTAGGAGCCGACAACAGATTATCGTCCAACACGATCCCTAGTTGGCGGGTCCGTTGGCCGATCGGTGCGTTGTTGGTGGTCAGAACGAAGAACCGGTTCGATCCGGCGTCGGTCAGGTTGAAGGCGACGGCGGGCGAACCTTTTTCGTCGAACGTGCTGGCGGCAAACGCCAGGTCTTCGCCGGTGATATCGATCAATGGATCGATGATCATCAGAGCTTCGATGCCCGACATTCCCATTTGGTCGATGTAAGCAGCGATGGCTGCGGCACCGTTGGGGCCACGCAGTTCGGCTGGCAGAGTCAGGATTTCGCCGGTGTCGGGGTTACGCACGATCGCGTCACCGACATCGACTCGCAAAGCACCCAAGGTTTCGCCGTCTTTCTCGCGATCGACATTGGCCCACAGCCCGACAATGGAATTATCTTCGCTGCCTGGGTCGCGAACGACTTCGCTCAGGCGAGCGGCGCGGTCTTTGGATCCGGCTTGTTCGATGGCAAAGTTGATTTGTGGTTGGTGATCCGATTGGTTCGCCAAAATTGCAAAGCGAAGAATCCCGGCTTCTTCGACCAATCCCTTGATTCGATCGACTTCGCGTTGATCGACTTCGGGGACGATGATTTCGATTTGCGATTCGCCGTAGGGGCGAATCACGATTTCCTGGGTGCCCGATGGGTTGATCCGGCGAGTCAGCGGTTCGACCAAATCTTCCGACGTGATCTGCTGCATTTCGGAATCGCCGCCAGCATTCATTTTGCCGGGGTCCATTTCGTAGACCAGGATCGTGCCCCCGCGGAGGTCGACGCCAAGTCCCGGACGGCTTTTGGCCAGCACGACGCCACTGGCGATGATCGCCAACAGGATCCAGCCGAAACGAGTCCCGTAGGATGGCATTTTCAGCGACTTCGCCAGGAAGTTGCCAAGGAAGAACGGCAGGATCAGAACGGCCAGGGCGATTGCCACCGCACCGTACTGCTGCCAGGAAATGCCCTGCTCGCTAGCGTTCTTGACGGCCTCTTGAGCGGCCCCCGCAGCTGCGTTGGCGGCCGTGGCGGCGGCATCAGTCCCGGCTTGGCCGAGAATCGATTGGGCCAAGTTCATCAGAGGCTGTGCCGCATCGGCGAAGACCAGATTGGTCATGAAAGAGCAGTCCATCGTTTTCTTGAATCGGGATGTCGGTGGGGGTTGGGCTGGCCGGTCTCGCCACTCGAATGAATCGAGCGGCCAAAGCTACTTCTTCGCAGCGGAACCGTCGTCCTTGGATTTGTCTGAACTATTTTCTTTTCCGGACGTTTCTTTGTCCGTTACGATCCGCGAGATCGCCGATCGGTTGACTTTGATTCTCGTGTTTCCACTTTCGTCGATCCGCAAAGTCACCACATCGTTGTCCGCGGAGACCGCCGCAATCACGCCGTGAATCCCGCCGATCGTGACGACGCGGTCGTTCTTTTTCAAGGACGACATCAAGTTGGCTTCGGCCGCTTTCTTCTTGCGTTCGGGTGCGATCACAATGAAGTAAAACAGGAACAAAAGTCCGGCAGGGAGCAGAAAAGGCGATAGAAAATCGCCACTCGACCCCGTTCCGGGATCCGCCACAGCCGCATCTCCCGCAGCCGCATCAGCCTGTGCCAACAGCTGCAGATCGACCAAGAACAGGTTCAGTGCACCAACGAAAAACAAACGACAACGCCTTCATTTGAATGGTCACCGACCTCGGGCCGGCGAAAAGTGAATGCGGCATGATATGGATGTGGAAAAATCGTCACAAGCCCAGCACGGCACAGCGAATGCATGAAAGCGTGCTTTCGGGGGTATACCACAGCCGCCCGAATGGTGATTTGGGGGTTCCTGCGAAGATCGGCGAAGTCGGTGAGAGGTCAACGCAGGTGGTTAGGGGAGATTGGAGCCTTGGTGGGATTTGCGTGAATTTCGTTGGATGGCCCCGACCCGCCCCGTCCCGCCCCGTAGAGGCAGAGGGCAGAGGGCAGAGGGTGAGGGACTTCTGGCGAAGTCCACTACGTTGGATGAGGTTTTCCTTCGTGGGCGACATTGCGATGCGGCGGGCTACACTGGGCGGCAATGAACCTGACGCTACCAGCCTGGCCCCCTGATTGGCCCGAAATTCGAAGTGCCGCGGCCCAATGTGTCGCTAGCGGCGATTGGGGGCGATATGCATCGAAAACCGTTGCCCAAACGACCAAACGAATCGCAGAATTCACCGGTGCCGGCTCGGTCCGCATGTGCTGCAGCGGATCGGCGGCGGTCGAACTGGGGCTGCGTGCCGCGGGGGTTGGGCCTGGGGACGAGGTGATCACCGCTGCCCTGGATTACCCCGGAAATGTTCGAGCGATCGAGCTGCTGGGGGGCCGTCCCGTGCTGGTCGATCTGGCGGACCAGTCGCCCTGCATCGATGCAGACGGCGTCGAAAAAGCGGGATCGGACAGCGTGAAAGCCGTCATCGCATCCCACCTGTTTGGGGTGCCGGCCGACATCGTCCGACTAAAATCGATTTGCGACGACCGCGGATGGGTGCTGATCGAAGACGCGTGCCAGGTAGCCGGAATGACGATCGACGGCCGATCGGCCGGCACCATCGGACACGTTGGGGTCTGGTCATTGGGTGGCAGCAAACTGCTGTCCTGTGGTTCCGGCGGCGTCATTTTCGCAAACGACGACCGCACAGCCGCTCGCTTGGCGCCGGTCATGGACCGCCCCAGCGATGCGTTCGGGATCTCGCCGCTAGCGGCCGCTGTCCTGCATCCGCAACTGGATCGATTGGCGGAAATGAATACCCGCCGCAGCCAAACGGCCGTTGAACTGCGTGATCAGGTGTTCCCACACCTTGCAGGCGTCACCTGGTACAGCGGCCAACGCGACGAATCGGCGTTTTACAAAGTCGCCTTCACGGTCGGATCCGACCAGGAACGGTTGCGAGTGATCGATGCTGCCGAAGCGATGGGCTTGCCGCTTGGCGCAGGCTTCCGATCGCTGGCCCGCACCAGCCCGCGGCGATGCCGAAAACCGGTTTCGCTGGACCGGTCCGAAATGCTGGGCCAGCGCCTGGTCGTGCTGGACCACCGGGCATTGATGATCGATCCCGAGAGGCGGGATGAACTTGCGGCAGCAATCCGTTCCCTGCTTCAATAGCACAGCCCGAGAACCTGCGGAGCGTGCCACCAAGGACGTGCGATGGAAACGACACTGCACCAACAATTGAAACTCGTCTACGCCGACGATCCTTCGCAAACCGAAGTCGTGTTGGGCCGCTATCGCATCGACGCCATCCGCCAAGACGCCGATCGCGGTCCCGAATTGGTCGAGGTCCAGTGTGCGTCGTTGTCGGCGATCCGAGACAAGTGCCGACAACTGTTGAAGAGCCACACGTTGCGAGTGGTCAAACCGATCGTGATCCGCACCCGGATCATCAAATTGGCCAAACGGGGTGGTGCGGTCAAGTCGCGGAGGATGAGTCCGAAGCGGGGCAGCGTGCTAGACCTGTTCGACGAAATGATCTATTTCACCCGAGTGTTTCCGCACACCAATTTGACGATGGATGTTCCGCTGCTGCATGTCGAACAAGTGCGGGTGCCCAGCAAGACCAAACGGCGTCGCAGTTGGCACAAAGACTATCAAGTCGAAGATGTGCGTCTGGAATCGATCCAGGAAACGCTGGAAATCAATGAACCGGCGGACCTGCTATCGCTGTTGAATTTGCCCGACGGCATCCAGAACTTCAACACCGCCGACTTGGCCGCCGCGATCGACCGTCCCCGCTGGCACGCCCAGCAAATCGCGTACGTATTGCGAAAGACTGGCGCGATCGACCAGACCGGGCGCAACAAGGCCGGCGTCGTCTACAACCGAGTGGCCTAGTCGGCCCGGAAGTCGCGGCCAAATACGTCCGCTGCTTGCTTGCATCCGGCGTTCCGCTGGGCGATGATCTTGACTCCGCCCCCCAGCCCTTCATCACGAGCCTGCCACCGATGCGCCTTCTTATTCTTTCCCTATGTATGCTGGTGATTTCCATGAGTGTTTCAGGTTCGACGTCTGCCGAGTCGATTGACGTTTGGATCGGGACAAGCGCTCGCCAACCCAGCCAAGGCATCTATCACTGCACGCTGAACACTCACACTGGCAACCTGACCGATCCGACGCTGGCGGCCGAAATCCGTGGGCCCGGTTTCTTGGCGATGCACCCGAGCGGCAATGTGCTGTACGCGGTCGGCGATTTGAACAAGGAAGCGGTGGTTGCGGCGTACGCGATTGAATCCAGTGGCGATGGTGCCCCTCAACTGTCCTTGGTCAATTCGCTGCCGATCGGTGATGGCGGTGCGGCACACGTTGCTGTCGACCCGACGGGCAAAACCCTGCTGACGGCCCAATACGGTGGCGGCAGCGTCGCTGCGTTTTCATTGAACGCCGACGGGTCCCTGAACCAATCGACGGAACTGATCAAGCACGAAGGTGGATCCGGCGTCGTCCCCAAACGTCAAGATTCCTCGCACGCCCACTGGGTTGGATTTTCACCCGACAACCGGTTTGCTTTTGTTCCCGACCTGGGACTCGACAAAGTCGTCATCTACAGCCTGGATGCCGAAAACGCCAAGCTGACTCCGCATGGCTTTGGCAAAGTTCCAGCCGGCGGTGGACCGCGGCACATGAAGTTCCACACCTCGGGCAAGTTTGCATTCGTACTGAACGAACTATCCCTCAGCGTGACGGTTTTCGATTACGACGCGGAAACCGGCAAGATGACGGCCAAGCAAACGATCCCAACGGTGTCGAAACAGACCCTGGCGAAAGAGAAGTTCAAGAGCGCGTCGGAGATCCGGGTGCACCCGTCGGGCCAGTTCGTGTTCACGGCGAACCGTGGACATGATTCGATCACCGTTTTCCGCGTCAACCAATCGACCGGCGAACTGTCCGTCATCGAAGTCGAAAACGCTCGCGCCGTCACGCCACGTGGCATGAACCTGGACCCCAGCGGGAACTGGCTGCTGGTTGCCGGCCAAGACTCGCACACCTTGGCTTCGTTCAATGTGGACGGCTCGACGGGCGAACTGAAATACAATCAGTCGATCGTGACCGCCCCATCGGCAATCTGTGTTCTGTTCCAGCACGAGGACTGATCGCGGGAAATTCCGGCAAATCGCAATCCGTCCTTGATTCCATCGAACACGGCCTGCTGATTGAGTGAGCCGTTTAGGCAAACGCTGGGAAGCAGTTGGTAGCGGAAGTCGTCAAGACTTTCGGTGATCCCACCATCCAAGCCCGAAACTCTTGGCGAGTTGCGCTACGAAAAACCGCCGAAAACGCCGGCGATCGTGCTTCGAATGGCACCTTGTGAATCGATTCAGACGATCCTTTTCCCGCTGGAAACCTGTTTTGACTGGGTGGTCTCGGCAAATCGTTTGCGTGTTTTTCGTGCCTGTGGTTTAATTTGGGGCTCCTTTCGATTCCCGAAAACGCCGCTTGAAGCACCCCCCATCGATGCAGCTCCCCATCGTCTCTGAGTCGCAAACCCTTCCTGGCAAGGCTCCTGCTGCGTCGACCGATGGTGTTCGCGGCCGTTATGCCGTCATTTCCCTCGGTTGTCCCAAGAACTTGGTCGACACCGAACAAATGCTGGGCCGACTGGACGAAGACGG
Protein-coding regions in this window:
- a CDS encoding DegT/DnrJ/EryC1/StrS family aminotransferase, whose translation is MNLTLPAWPPDWPEIRSAAAQCVASGDWGRYASKTVAQTTKRIAEFTGAGSVRMCCSGSAAVELGLRAAGVGPGDEVITAALDYPGNVRAIELLGGRPVLVDLADQSPCIDADGVEKAGSDSVKAVIASHLFGVPADIVRLKSICDDRGWVLIEDACQVAGMTIDGRSAGTIGHVGVWSLGGSKLLSCGSGGVIFANDDRTAARLAPVMDRPSDAFGISPLAAAVLHPQLDRLAEMNTRRSQTAVELRDQVFPHLAGVTWYSGQRDESAFYKVAFTVGSDQERLRVIDAAEAMGLPLGAGFRSLARTSPRRCRKPVSLDRSEMLGQRLVVLDHRALMIDPERRDELAAAIRSLLQ
- the yajC gene encoding preprotein translocase subunit YajC codes for the protein MFFVGALNLFLVDLQLLAQADAAAGDAAVADPGTGSSGDFLSPFLLPAGLLFLFYFIVIAPERKKKAAEANLMSSLKKNDRVVTIGGIHGVIAAVSADNDVVTLRIDESGNTRIKVNRSAISRIVTDKETSGKENSSDKSKDDGSAAKK
- a CDS encoding lactonase family protein, whose product is MSVSGSTSAESIDVWIGTSARQPSQGIYHCTLNTHTGNLTDPTLAAEIRGPGFLAMHPSGNVLYAVGDLNKEAVVAAYAIESSGDGAPQLSLVNSLPIGDGGAAHVAVDPTGKTLLTAQYGGGSVAAFSLNADGSLNQSTELIKHEGGSGVVPKRQDSSHAHWVGFSPDNRFAFVPDLGLDKVVIYSLDAENAKLTPHGFGKVPAGGGPRHMKFHTSGKFAFVLNELSLSVTVFDYDAETGKMTAKQTIPTVSKQTLAKEKFKSASEIRVHPSGQFVFTANRGHDSITVFRVNQSTGELSVIEVENARAVTPRGMNLDPSGNWLLVAGQDSHTLASFNVDGSTGELKYNQSIVTAPSAICVLFQHED